GAGCTGGGTCAAAAGCAGCCCCATGCCACCAGCAGCCGCATGCACGAGCACCGTGTCGCCCCCCTGAACCGGGTAGGCGTCCTTGACGAGATAGTGCGCGGTCATGCCTTGGAGGAGCACGGCGGCGGCTGTCTCGAAGCCGATATCGTCGGGCAGCGGCACCAGCCGGGAGGAGTCCACGACGGCCCGCTCGGCATACGTGCCGGGAATCTCCACCCAACCGACCCGGTCCCCGACTGCGACGTCAGCGACGCCGGGTCCAACTTCGACGACCGTGCCGGCGCCCTCAGTGCCCGGGGTGAAGGGCAGCGGGAGGCTGTACCGGCCTTCGCGGTGGTAGACGTCGAGGAAGTTGACCCCGGATGCGGCGACCTCCACGATCGCCTCGCCCGGACCCGGCCGCGGCTGGTCCACCTTGGCCTCCTGCAGCACCTCGGGACCGCCCACTTCGTACACCTGAATCGCTCGCATGGCCCTCCAATATCGGCTCGTCCCCCACCAACCCCGTTGATGGCGATCCGATTCCCGGCAAGCCCAAACGAGGCAATACACCTAGGGCCAGGGATCCGACGTCAGTGGTCCGGCGTCAGGGCAGGAGCGCGAGCGCCGGCTCGCGCCACTCGCGGGACCTCGTCCGGCTCACCGCCGGCATCGCCCTGTCCACGGCCCACCGCGACGACGAGGAACAGCCCGCCCGCCTGCTCGCCCTGGTCCTGGACGCCCCCCACGCGACACCGCGCGGCCAGGAGGTCTGCGGAGCGGGGAAATGCCTCGACACCGGCCGCGTGATCGGGGACGCTTCGCGCGATGACCAGAATCGACGACACACCGCCCGCGTGGGACGAACGCACCCAACTCGCCACGTTTCTCGACTACACACGCGGCACCGCCCGCGCCAAATGCGACGGCGTCTCCGCGGAGGACGCCCGCAAGGCGCTCCTTCCCGGCTCGCCGCTGATGACCATGAGCGGACTGATCAACCACCTCCGCTGGGTCGAGTACTACTGGTTCCAGGTGGTCTTCCTCGGCGAGGAGGACCAGGGCCCCTGGACCGAGGAGGACCCCGACCGCGAGATGCGCGTCGCCGTCGACTTCCCGCTCCCGCAGCTGCTCGACGAGTACGCCGAACAGAGCGCCCGCTACCGCGAGCTCGTCGCCGCGAACAGCCTCGACAAGCGGGCGGAGCGACCCATCCGCGACGGCCGCCACGTCGACCTGCGCTGGATCCTCCTCCACCTCACCGAGGAAACGGCCCGCCACAACGGCCACTTGGACATCCTGCGCGAAATGCTCGACGGCACGACCGGCGGCTAACGGCTAACGGCTAACGGCTAACGGCTAACGGCCGGCGGCCGGTGCGGAGGGAAGCGGTTCCTCCGCCGGACCGGCGGGTACGTGGCGAACATGTCAAAGGGCTGGCGCTGGTTCCTCCTGGCCGTGTTCGTCGTCTGGACCGTCTTCGCACTCCAGTGGATCGACCTGGGCTGCGACTACCCGGAGGCGTACCTCGCGGTCGTCCGCTTCGGCACGCCGGAGGGGCTGGAGTTCCTGCCCGCCTGCGCCGGGTAGGAACGCCGGTTGTCCGACACGGTCCGATCAGCAGGGCGTACGCGCAGGTTCGCCCTTATCTGATTGC
The sequence above is a segment of the Streptomyces sp. NBC_01255 genome. Coding sequences within it:
- a CDS encoding DinB family protein — protein: MTRIDDTPPAWDERTQLATFLDYTRGTARAKCDGVSAEDARKALLPGSPLMTMSGLINHLRWVEYYWFQVVFLGEEDQGPWTEEDPDREMRVAVDFPLPQLLDEYAEQSARYRELVAANSLDKRAERPIRDGRHVDLRWILLHLTEETARHNGHLDILREMLDGTTGG